A section of the Ogataea parapolymorpha DL-1 chromosome II, whole genome shotgun sequence genome encodes:
- a CDS encoding Assembly factor CBP4: protein MSQSWILWKRSLITGGGIIGSGVLLYKFTTPTEEQLIAKLSPELRADYERNKELRRKEQEMLMEIVKQTAASNDPVWKTGPIVSPWDRDFTPSRESLLVKRERFEKEQAEKKQREELERLKAEAKLVQTDESKSRGWKFWKRE from the coding sequence ATGTCTCAAAGTTGGATCCTCTGGAAGCGGTCCCTGATTACCGGCGGTGGAATTATTGGAAGCGGTGTGCTACTGTACAAATTCACGACTCCTACCGAGGAACAGTTGATCGCTAAATTATCCCCCGAGCTGAGAGCAGACTATGAACGCAACAAAGAATTGCGGAGGAAAGAACAGGAGATGTTGATGGAGATCGTCAAACAGACGGCAGCGTCGAACGATCCGGTGTGGAAGACAGGGCCGATTGTGTCGCCGTGGGACCGGGACTTTACGCCATCGAGGGAAAGTTTATTAGTGAAGAGAGAGCGATTTGAGAAAGAGCAGGcggagaaaaaacagcgCGAAGAGCTCGAGCGTCTGAAAGCCGAGGCCAAGCTTGTGCAGACCGATGAGAGCAAAAGCAGGGGGTGGAAgttctggaaaagagaATAA
- a CDS encoding Clathrin adaptor complex small chain yields the protein MIHSVLIFNTKGIPRLIKFYTPVDVATQQLLLQQVYELVVARTDAQCSFLTPPPLLEDHSDIKVIYRHYATLYFVFVVDQQESELGILDLIQVFVQVLNTCFHNVSELDLVFGWQVLEAALEEIVQGGMVIDTSIRKIFAAIDEANKQDISSTQKAWWG from the exons ATGATACACTCTGTTTTAATAT TCAATACCAAGGGCATCCCACGCCTTATAAAATTTTATACCCCGGTGGACGTGGCAACGCAGCAATTATTACTCCAGCAAGTTTACGAACTCGTTGTGGCAAGAACAGACGCGCAATGTTCATTTTTGACTCCACCGCCGCTTTTGGAAGACCACTCGGATATTAAGGTCATCTACAGACACTACGCAACACTCTACTTTGtctttgttgttgatcagcagGAGAGCGAGCTGGGTATCCTAGACCTGATCCAAGTGTTTGTGCAAGTGCTCAACACCTGTTTCCATAATGTGAGCGAATTGGACCTGGTGTTCGGATGGCAGGTGCTGGAGGCAGCGCTGGAGGAAATTGTCCAGGGAGGAATGGTGATAGACACAAGCATCCGCAAGATCTTTGCTGCCATTGACGAAGCTAATAAACAGGACATCTCCAGCACGCAGAAAGCATGGTGGGGGTAG